The Lycium ferocissimum isolate CSIRO_LF1 chromosome 8, AGI_CSIRO_Lferr_CH_V1, whole genome shotgun sequence DNA segment TAtgaagaaaccggactaacggccgtGAGAACTTGACTTGGagaaaccggaccaacggcaACGCTGAGTTTGATCCGGAGACACCGGATCAACAGATTTACTTCTCTTTTCTCGGATCAGCCACATCCGGTGCAATCCCCCTGGTCTGAAGAAAAGACCGATCATACTCGTGCTCATTTGGTCATACCCTCGGcccccggtctcaccggtcttgcatatatccggtttttaccgtaccCACACTTTTCGGACCGTAGTTTTACCGAATTAACGGGAAGTGGATAAGTCACAAAACCGGTAGTTTCataagctcgttcttatcttttaattttggcgggaacagttaTGTCACGTCCCTCTGACATCGTCCACGTGTCTAGTCCCGAATGGCCGACCTCGGAAATCGTCGTAGCGTACATCACCTCAtatcacgtctcattaattgTGGGACACGTGGCGCCACCCGATTGACTGCCCTCTGTAACCGCTACAGTTCCCACACCTATATAAGGCCCTTAACCATTTCACTTTTCTActttcacttcttcacttctttacTTCTTCATTTACTCCTGATCGTTTTCATCTCTCATTTTCTTGCTTGTTTTGATCGTTTTCATCTCTTAATTTCTTGCTTGTTTTGATCGTAAGAAAGCCAACTTTGCCAACTTCTCCATTTGCTATTCTTTGATCGAAAGTGCTCTTTTGTTTCCTCTTTCACTCGTCATTTTGAATTCTTCAACTGCCTTTTCAATCTTTCTTATATTTCTTGTTTCGTTTCCTACTTCAAATTCACAAATCTTCCTTTTCACATCTTCcaaatgtctgccaacaccgaaacTACCTCCCAGGACGTTCCCTCGGTTTCTTCTCAGGGAGCCGAGCCAACCTCACAACCCAAGGGAAAAACCTTCGTTGAACCTACCGCTTTGGACATAGTGCCATCCAAACCCAACTACAACAAAGAATTTGAAGTCGAGAAACCCTCTCCGATCGCGGATAGAGGTTTCGATGTAAGGCAATACCCTTCGTCTATTACCGAAGATAAACTTGACCAGGTCTGGGCCGGGGCATGCGGATGGGATAACCGTCCGGTACAGGTGTTCGCCCTCGGGCCCGACGAATCTATCACCGATCATAGAGAAGGCTTCTTGTATGTTTACACCTATCCATTTACGCTCAAGCTCGACCCTGCAATTGACCCGGTTATTTTGGAGATGTGCCGAACGTACAATGTGACCCTGGCCCAAATTGGTCTGATTATACGAGGACTCGTGCCCGCCTTCGGTTATTGGTCAACAACGTCAACAGGGAATTCACGATGGCGCATTTTATCCAGTTATATTCCCCGAGGCTATTCCGAGGGGGCATGATAAAGCTCGCCAAGCGAGGTCGGaacccaatttttttccaaaatggaCGAAAATAGAGATCGAGAGTGGTTAGAACGCTATGTCCGGGTAAAAACCACGGACATTATTCCTATTGAGTACATGCCTTTTCTGGAGAGGTGGAACGATAGGCGTAAGTTTCTTAGTTCTCCCTTGAATAATCAATCTTCCTCCATGCTTTGTCAACACTTACTCCCTTGCATTCACGtgatttctccctttttttttcttttgtatcaGCTGTGGCGTGGATACCTCGGGCCGTCCGAAATATGACCGAATGGGTTGGAGCAATTATCGGCCAACACACTCACGAACGACGGACATGGGGGGACCTGTCGTGTGGCCGATGGGTTTCCCAAAATCACGATAACGCTCTTCTTGATTTGGTATATATTGTATcttctcatttttccttttctttttataacccCTTCGGTATTCAGGTTTACCCAGGGGCACGGTGGAGCCGAGACCGGAACCAACAGTCGAGCCTGCTACACTGGTTCCTGAATTCGACTCAGCAAGGACATCTCAGCTCATTGTTGCTGCCGGTAAGAGGCGGTGAAAGCCCTCGGACAAAGGGCAGAAATCGAAGAAAAGGGCAAAGAGCATTGTTCGGACTCTGAGGGATGAATCAGAGCCCGACTTCCTTATTCGAAGGGTCAATGTAGGCCCCTCCGTTGCCTCTGTTCCGGAGGAGGAAGCCAACATTCCGCCCTTCCCTACAGCTGAGGAAGGACCTTCCGCTGCGACTTTGCACACAGGTGGGGAAGAAGTTCTTTATCCAACTCCTCTAAGGTTAATTGAATTCGTTGACATTTCAGGTGACGCTTCATCTGAAGAGACTCCCCTGCAAAGGCCTAGAAGATCCGGGCTAGCTTCGACTACTAAAGACGAACAAAGAGCAGAGTCGACCCCTGATACCAAGGCCCCACGGATACCGACCCCATTGCCGGTGGCGACCCGACCGCAACATCCGAGGCACCTGCTTCTACCGAGACCGCTGGGGCTGCTCCAACTTCTCCTACTGCGTCGAGGTCTGACAACCTTGATGACATGTTCTCGAATACCCCTCCAGCAACCAGGGAAGCTGCTGGTTTCGGACATCTCGCCATCCATCGGGCCACGAGGGCGGCTAGCCGGGCCACCGAAACTAGTGCAAGAGATAGTCTAGTAAGTGTCTTTCCGACCCCTAGCGTGGAACCGAGAAGGACAAGATCAGCCAAGGTCACCGCCCCTGAGGATTGCAGCTTTTTATCCCGTCCGGTGGGAGTAGCAAGCTATTTGAGGCCtctcatttcaaactcggatAAGAGAAAGATGGCCAGAGTCCCCCCGGCGGTGCCTCGTTAACGAGTACGCACGCGGGCAACCGGCCAAGATCGCTTATCATCCAATCTTTCCATAGTTCAACGTGAACCTCGGCTACGCTTTAACTTTATTTGTTTCTTCTGCAGTGTTGTGCTCGTCAATGAGGCCTTTATGCGCTCGACGAGGTCGACGACTTAAAGGACCAGCTGGATGCCTAGGGTCGTGAAACGGAGAAGTTCCAGCACCTTCTGCGAGAAAAAGAAGATCAGTTGAACCGGGCCGCTGCCCTGTCCAACCTTCAACTCGAGCTCAAAGCGGTGAGGGCCGAAAACCTTCGTTTGAGGCCGAGTTGGCCCGAATGGTTGAAAAGAACCGGCTCCTGAAAGCAGATAAGGCCGGCCTTAGCCAAGACAATGCCCGTTTTTCTTCGAGGCTCGGTGAACTCGAGGCCACTATCTCTCAGCTTCGAAGTGAGCTTAATTCGGTCAAGGCCGATGCTGTGAAGATGGCAGAGAGGCATCGGGTGCTTGAATCCAAGAACGCTAAGGACAAAGAAAAGTTGATGGTAGTTGAGCATAAAGCCGAGGATAGGGCCCGGATTTGTGACGAGCTCAAAAGTAAATTCGAGGAGACAGCCGAGGCCAATGACATTCTTAAGGCTGAGCTTGAGTCGGCTACTCAATTTCAAGGAATTCTCGACGAAAAGAGATCAGAATTAGCGGCTAAATTGGCCAAAGCTGAGGCCGACTTAGAAGAGTCTCTTAAGGACGTAGAGGCTGCCGAGGCTCGTACCACGATTGCGGTTGAATATGAACGGTGGAAGTCTCGAAGGGTTACCCTTGAACAAGCTCAACAAGGATTAGGGGACCTCCCGGCTCTGATACTCGAAGCCAGAACAATTGAGAAGGAGGCTAAGAAAGCCCTCGACCCTGAGTCTGAGGACTCCGAGCGAACAGTTTTCGAGAACTCCAGCTCTAGTCGTACCGGGTAGATCAAGATCTACACTAgcctttgttttgtttttgcctttttggcttgtttttgctttttgacTTTGTGGAAAGTTCGGATGTAAAACCCTTCATATATGGAATGTGCATGGGAAAAtacataacccccccccccccaaacgtatattcggattaattatgacgcacctaACCTTtacgggcgacctattacccccccggccttatttttttcgtatttttgtaccatTTGTTggtgacgtggcaaaaaaaaaaattgaaggccGGTTGCACGGTGGAGAGTGTTGCACGCTCTCCGCCACGATGGTGCCATTTCCGCCACGTCACTGccacttttccttctttttttttcatttgatttttcttttattaattatatttacactaattaacctctaattaaccattaaaccactaattttgtcttcttcatcgctaaactcttcttcttcatcactaaacccttcttcttcttcttcatttcaagaaatccatcaacccattttcttcctccattagcacacacacattcaactcattttcttcctccattaacatacacacacacacattcaacccattttcttcctccattaacaatacacattcaactcattttcttcctccattaacacacacattcaaaccattttcttcctccattaacacccacattcaatttaatcatcaatcataaagagtttattttcaagaaacattcaatccattttcttcaacccattttcttccttcattaacacacacacattcaacctattttcttcctccattaacacacacattcatttGAAGGCAAATCAAACACCAAAATATCTCCTCCACCGAAATGGCATTATGTTTTAATGGGTCGACCCATTTTCATATTGGTGCTATTGCTGTTGATGCCGGCGGCCGTTCTTTAATTCTTAACGGTGGCATGGCCAGCAGCCACAGCGATGTGATATAATTACGCAATGCAACGATGggtgaggagaaagaagaaagagaaaaataaattgcatTTAACAATTGAAATGTGGAAGAAAAGGAGGGTGGGGGGTGAGaggataaaatataaataaatttttaaaaattaatttttattaaaatataaaaaatatttttactgcTTTCACtcgccataattttttttttgccacgtcagtcgaaaatggtacaaaaatacagaaaaaataagtcCGGGGGgataataggtcgcccgcaaaggttgggtgcgtcataattaatccgagtatacgttgggggggggggggggtttatgtattttccctatGTGCATTTTCCTTTTGATTGTCTCTTTATTCTTTTATCCGAATGCTTGTTATGACTTTTGCCTTATCGCTTATCCCGTTAAAGAACAAATCAAAGGCTCGGAGTCATTTTTTTCGGCCTGTGCCTATGTGTTGGATTTTTCCTCCGTTTGGTATATTTTTATCCGAGGATTTGATTGAATAATTTGCCCGTGGgacttatttatgttttgtgaattcagacgtctccgaatcacgttaggcattttaGGGCCGATGTTTTCCGACTGCTTACTTATCATAGATTAGGTTCGGACACCTGAATCCCTGCCTTGTCACATTTTGATATGGCAATccccattcgagggtgttaaaaAATTTTGGTcccattcgagggtgttaaaaGATTTTGGCTTGGCTCAACGCGACCTTGTTGCCTTTGTCAAATTTCGACGGCAGTCCCCGGTGTAGGGTATTTCGATAAAGTAATGCCGAGTTTCAGCGATAATCCCCGGTGTAGGGTGTTTAACAAAAAGACACATCcgaaatgatttttttataatCTTCTTTATATTGCAAATATTTGCACGTACATGATATAAAGACTTTGTctgtttccttctgtttttgccgtagcaaatactaagtggacacgattcgttctgatcgtttggtccttacatcaaaacctaatacagaaggtccgGGTTTGGACAAAGGTGAGAAATATAAAATTTCGAGGACTTCTCCGGGGTAGCACCTAACAGCGTTCATCTGCTTTGTTGAGCTGctcattttctattttctgGGGTAAGCCTCAATGTGGGTatgatagtcccctagtgtttatcCGAGCTGCATGATCGGATAAGCACTATCAAGTCCGCACTCGAGGGGTATGCCCCGAGTTCCTGGATACTTAGCCTCACTTTCATCAAgcaacacgttgtacttgttgcctcattaaaaccttGTCGAAAAACCCACTTCGGGATAAAACCGTACTAaagaaaagagtgcaacacgtgttttcagacccaACTTCATCCGGTACTCAACTTCCTGCAAAAAAGAAGACAGATTAACAAAAAATGATCACAAGGGTAGGCGtccataccttagcagtagtatctcttcaaatgagccacattccagttattgCGCAACCATTGTCCGTCCATGGATTCTAGTCAGCGACCCTTTGCCCCTTATTCCCATTATCTTGTACGGCCCTTCCCAGTTCGGACCCAACTTTCCGTCATTAGGATTCTTAGTGTTCAAAGTAACTTTCCgaagcaccaagtccccaacttggaaatgtcgAAAATTGGCCCTCCGTTTGTAGTACCTTTTCATTCTCTGTTTCTGGACTGCAATACGGACCAACGCATTTTCGCGAAGTTCGTCCGCGAGGTCGAGTTTTATGGCCATGGCCTCCTCATTTGACCCACCGGTGGCGTATCTGAATCGGAGGCTTGGTTCACTAACTTCTACTGGGATGAGGGCTTTGGCCCCATAGACCAACGAGAAAGCGTTTCTCCCATGCTTGATTTTGATGTGGTTCTGTAAGCCCACAATACCTCCGGTAGAACTTCCCTCCAGTGATGCTTCGACgtttcaagtcttttccttaaattttgaattattgttttgttcaTGGATTTCGCCTGTCCGTTTGCACTTGGGTGATACAgagttgatacaattttcttgatcttcaacccttcgaggaAATTATTGACCTTGTTGCCAATGAACTGAGGACCATTATCACAAGTTATTTCGGTCGGGATGCCAAAACGACAAATAATGTGGTCCCATATAAAGTCAATAACctccttttctctaatcttttctaaagcctgcgcttcaacccatttggagaaataatcagtcataaacaaaataaaatgggcCTTACCTGATGCCCATGGCAAAggaccaacaatgtccattccccactaCGAAAGGCCAAGGTGATATCACCGGTGTAGCAACTCCCCGGGTTGATGGATCATCAGGGCATGCCTTTGACACCCATCACATttttggacaaaattcttcgaGTCCTCCTCCATCCGGTTCCAGTAATAACCGGCTCTAATAATTTTTCGAACTAAAGCGTCTGCACCGGAGTGATTACCGCAGGTACCCTCGCGGacttctctcatcacataatcggtTTCTCCGGGACCCAAACACTTGGCCAGGGGTCCGAAGAAAGACCGTCAATTCAATTAACCGTCTATTAAATAGAACCGTGCTGCTTTTGTCCTCAGTGACCGTGATTCTTTTGGGTTACTCGGGAGCTTCCCATCttgcaagtagtcgatgtatttgttgcgccaatcccaagttagaCCCATCGTGTTTATTTCAGCATGCCCGTTTTCTACCGCCGAATTCATCAACTGCACTATGGTGCCGGGGTTGATTTCCTCCCCTTCGACTGAAGAGCCCAAATTGGCTAATGCATCGGCTTCGTTGTTCTGCTCCCTGGGTACATGCTGCACGGTCCACTCTTTAAATCGGTGTAGTATCACTTGGGTTTTCTCCAGATACCTTTGCATTCATTTATCTTTAACCTTGAAGACGTCATTCACTTGGTTAACGACCAAGAGAGAGTCACATTTGGCTTCGATTATTTCGACCCCCATACTCCGAGCTAATTCCAatcctgcaatcatagcctcatactcggcttcattgttagtcaatttaatagTTCTAATCGATTGTCTAATGGCATCCCCGGCGGGGGTTTTAAGGACGATGCCTAGTCCGGagagtccgcgacttttgtaggaccaaaaaaaaaaaaagttgaaccaaactaacgcaaaaaaaaaaaaaaaaaagtaggtttcacgcactaatttagtgcgtgaaaggaccaaactgcaaaaataagagtttggcctttcacgcacgaaatttgtgcgtgaatgaGCAACAAAATATTTATGGGCCTCGGTATATATCTCCTTTTCGGAGcaaaaaattcctccaaggtaaaaaaaaaaaaaaagaaagtccACACAAAGACTACAACCGTCAATGTCAACGGGCACTTTCCAAGAACATTTATCCGATTGATACGGTTTTCCATCTTTGTGCTTCATGTTTCGTAATCCTCCTTAGCAGTTTCTGCATAAGAGCAAACAACGAGGTAAATTATTCCACCACTTCAATTAGCTAGGTAAAATAATCATGCAAACATCTACTTGGAATTTCCTAAAGTAACACCTCCTTTCAAATGAATTGGtataaatgaaagaaaaaacaaaaaggaatgACATGACAACAAGATCCTAATcacacaaaacaaaaagaaaacggGATATTATCGAGTAATCGGAGAAAGGGGGATAGAATAAATGCTTACCGAAAATCCAATACTTCAATACTTGGATATGTGAATAAACTAGATACAAAATCTTTTATCAAAGAATTCGCAATCACAATTCTAGTAGTCGACAAAAACAACGGCTACGATTACGATCTAATCTCAAAACGAGCCACTAATTACAACTCTTAAAAACCATTAGATCTCGTTGATACTACCGAGAATAAGGTACTACGGGGCAAGTCGAATTTTGCATGTTCACTTTATCTTTATATTTCCACATGATATAGGGCCCAAAATTTTGTCAAATTATGTTGTCCTAATGAGGGCTCTATTGGCCACTAAAGTCAGAATatggaaggggaaaaaaaaatcaaatcaacgAATTTTTTGCACCAAATATTTTGTTGGGCTCATTCTCGCAcaaatttcgtgcgtgaaaagCCAAACTCTTATctttgcagtttggtcctttcacgcactaaattagtgcgtgaaacctacttatgtttttttttttttttttgtgttagtttggttcaacctttttttttttgtcctacaaAAGTCACGGACTCCTAGTCCGGAACCTTTTAGGTTCGAGGCCCTGTCCGTGTGTGTGGACCAAATACCCGAATCCTTTCCCAAGGTTAGCGAAGCTCTTTCTCAACCCTCAGGGATCATAGCTAGGGTAAAATCCGCCACAAAATCGGCAAGATTTGGACTTAATGGCCGTCCTAGGTTTATATTCGATATCATATCCGCTAATCTctacgacccatttggtcgacCTACCC contains these protein-coding regions:
- the LOC132066376 gene encoding uncharacterized protein LOC132066376, with protein sequence MVEKNRLLKADKAGLSQDNARFSSRLGELEATISQLRSELNSVKADAVKMAERHRVLESKNAKDKEKLMVVEHKAEDRARICDELKSKFEETAEANDILKAELESATQFQGILDEKRSELAAKLAKAEADLEESLKDVEAAEARTTIAVEYERWKSRRVTLEQAQQGLGDLPALILEARTIEKEAKKALDPESEDSERTVFENSSSSRTG